One Aquamicrobium sp. genomic region harbors:
- a CDS encoding sulfate/molybdate ABC transporter ATP-binding protein — translation MKIVLDNVVKTFDTFRAVHGVSLEISSGELVALLGPSGSGKTTILRMVAGLEYADGGAIRFGDQDATNIPVRERGVGFVFQHYALFPHMTVADNIAFGMKVSRRKRSRAEIEARVGELLSLMRLDGLGGRFPGQISGGQRQRVALARALAVDPRVLLLDEPFGALDANVRRELRRWLREIHDELGITTLFVTHDQEEALDLADRVVILDHGRIVQEGSPEGVCRNPASAFVTRFLGDTNRLEAQVHGGVARIAGGSIAADGVPDGHAEIYARPADLEWAGEGAGLSARILRILDRPDSRRLVARLDDGETVELDVTPETVVSVGDQGAVKLRRANVFSLA, via the coding sequence ATGAAGATCGTCCTCGACAATGTGGTGAAGACCTTCGACACCTTCCGCGCCGTTCACGGCGTGTCGCTGGAAATCAGCAGCGGCGAGCTGGTTGCTCTGCTCGGCCCGTCCGGCTCGGGCAAGACGACGATCCTGCGCATGGTGGCGGGGCTCGAATATGCCGACGGCGGCGCGATCCGCTTCGGCGACCAGGACGCCACCAACATCCCGGTGCGCGAGCGCGGCGTCGGCTTCGTCTTCCAGCACTATGCCCTGTTTCCGCACATGACGGTGGCCGACAATATCGCCTTCGGCATGAAGGTCTCCAGACGCAAGCGCAGCCGCGCCGAGATCGAGGCGCGCGTCGGCGAACTCCTGTCGCTGATGCGGCTCGACGGGCTCGGCGGCCGCTTCCCGGGGCAGATCTCCGGCGGCCAGCGCCAGCGCGTGGCGCTCGCCCGCGCGCTTGCCGTCGACCCGCGCGTGCTGCTGCTCGACGAGCCGTTCGGCGCGCTCGACGCCAATGTGCGCCGCGAGCTGCGCCGCTGGCTGCGCGAGATTCACGACGAGCTCGGCATCACCACCCTGTTCGTCACCCACGACCAGGAGGAGGCGCTCGACCTCGCCGACCGCGTCGTCATCCTCGACCACGGCCGCATCGTGCAGGAGGGCAGCCCTGAGGGGGTGTGCCGCAACCCGGCCTCGGCCTTCGTCACCCGCTTCCTCGGCGACACCAACCGGCTGGAGGCGCAGGTGCACGGCGGCGTCGCCCGCATCGCCGGCGGCAGCATCGCGGCCGACGGGGTCCCGGACGGTCACGCCGAGATCTACGCCCGCCCGGCCGACCTCGAATGGGCGGGCGAGGGCGCGGGGCTTTCCGCCCGCATCCTGCGCATCCTCGACCGGCCCGACAGCCGCCGCCTCGTCGCCCGCCTCGACGACGGCGAGACGGTGGAGCTTGACGTGACGCCGG